In the Acidobacteriota bacterium genome, AGGCCGCCACCGATGAAAAAGCCTGACGAGGCCTGCCAGGTGACGCCGACTGCAGCGAACACCGGCGTGGCGAGGCTGGTGGACGTGGGCGCGACTGAACCGTCAACGCCGGTGAACCCAGCCGGCGCGAGGACAACGTTGTCGAGGTACTTTTCACCCGTCAGTTCAGCGGTGAAACGCAGGCGTGAGTTGGCCGGGAAGCCGACGCCCAGGCCCCAGCGGATGCCATTGGTCAGGTCGAAGCCGGCCGGGTCGCCGCGGAAGATGGCGCCGCCGAAGGCCGACAGTTCGATCACGCGGAACTGCTTGCTCAGGATGCCGTCAATCGTGAAGTCGGCCTTGCCACTCGACGCACCCAACTCGTCATCGCCGGTGGGCAGTTTCGCCGTGCCTCGCACCGCAAAACCCAGGGCCGCGCTGTCGCTCTGCGAGATGATCGCGATCTTGGCGCCCAGGCGCAGGTCGCCAGGCCTGTTCCCGATCCACCCCTGTCGGACGAGCGGAAACTCATTCACTACGCCACCGCCTGCGCCCGAAGGTGACCCGGCTGGGCTGACGAAGAAGATGGGCCGCGTGTCGCGGTCGATTCGTGTGATGGCCGTGTAGCTGCCGAACACCTCGGCGCGGTTGCCCAGGCCCACCGCGAAAGACGCCGGGAACTTGGTGGCGTCGGTGAACCCCTGTCCGTAGTCGGCGTTTTCGCGGTAGAAGCTGACCGACCACTTCTTGTGCGGCAGCACCTGGGCGGTCGGCACAAACCAGAGTCCGGTGTCGCCGCTCACGCTGACCGTCGCCATCCGCGTTTCCGTCTGGGTGGCCGGCTGTGACTGGGGGGGCGTGGTCTGACCTGAGGCCGGGATGGCCGTCGCCAGCATTGCCCCCATCACGCTTACTCCCAACAGTCGCTTCATCGTCGTCATTTTTTTCTGTCCCTGAGTAAAGAAAGACGGTCCCTGACGGAAACCGTGCCCATAAATCCGCCATAATGGTACACCCGAACACGCCCAAGTCAATGCGTTCAGGCCGGTTCCGGGTCGCTGCGTTATACTGAATCTTCACAGGTTCCAAGGGAGGCAACGCTCATGTTTGGCTCGATCGGCATGCCCGAACTCATCATCATTTTCACCGTGGCACTGATCGTGTTCGGCCCCCGGAAGTTGCCTGAGCTTGGCCGGTCGCTCGGCAAGAGCCTGCAGGAGTTCAAGCGGGCATCAAACGAACTGAAGCACACGCTGGATGAGGAGATCTCGCTCGAAGACCGGCAGCGCTCTGCGCAGAAGCCGGCCACGGTGGCCGTGCTTGAGGCCCCGTCGGCGACCGACCCCGCCGCGATCGGGACGCCGACCGACCCCGAGACGATCGCTCGCGGTCAGCAGCACAGCTAAGTGGAGGAAGACGACCTCTCGCCGGGCGCGCCCGGCCGCATGAGCTTTCTCGATCACCTCGACGAGCTGCGCCGCCGCATTCTCTACGCCGTCTACTCGGTCCTCGCCGCCGGCATCGTGGCCTTCGCGTTCATCGATCGCATTCTGGAAGAAGTGACCCGGCCGATGCTTGCCGTGTTGCCCAGCGGCACGCTGCTGGGCACCGAAGCGCTCGACCCGATCATGATCTATTTCAAGGCGGGGCTTCTGGTGGCGGTTATCATCGCGTCGCCGTTGATCCTCCTTCAGGTCTGGTATTTCATCGCGCCGGGTTTGTATTCAAAGGAAAAGCGGATGGCGGTGCCATTCGTGTTCACCTCCACCGCGCTGTTCCTGGCTGGCGCCTACTTTGGACATCGAATCGCCTTTCGGGTGACCTGGGAGTTCCTCGCCAAATTCAACCCGGAGTTCCTGAACTGGACGCCCACGTGGACGTCGGCGTTTTCGCTCTACCTGCGAATGGTGCTCGGCCTGGGCCTGATCTTCCAGATGCCGGTGGTGATCTTCGTGCTCGCGCGATTCGGCATCGTCTCGGCGAAATTCCTGATCAAGAACTTCAAATATGCCGTCCTGATCATCTTCATCGTGGCGGCCGTGGCCAGTCCCGGACAGGACCCGGCCAGCCAGATGCTGTTTGCGGCGCCGATGCTGGTGCTCTACGTCATCAGCATCGGGGTGGCGTGGCTCTTCGGCAAGAAAAAGCCCGCCGAAACTGCCGAGCCGTAACCTCCGTCCCTCTGCTACCATTGCCTTTATCTATGCGAAATTCAGGCGTGCCTGCGGCAGCAGTGGTGGTGGTGATCGCGGCAGTGGCGGGTGGCCTGCTCGGCAGCAGTGTCGGCGCGCGGGGCGCCGGCGCCAACGCCGACCGCGTGACCGAACGCTACCGCATGTTCTCGGCCGCCCTCGCCGCGGTTGAGCGCGACTTCGTCGTCGAGACGGCGTCAGACGACCTCGTCTACGGCGCGATCGACGGGATGCTGCGGACGCTGGACCCGCACTCAAGTTTTCTGGAGCCCCAGGCGTACGCCCGGATGCGCGAGCGGCAGGAGGGCGTGTACTACGGCCTCGGCCTCAGCATCGTCGTGGTGAACGACGACATCACCGTGACCAACCTGTTTGAAGGGACACCGGCCTACCGCGCAGGCATCCGGCGCGGCGACGTCATCGCCATTATCAAGGGGAAGAGCGCCAAGGGCTGGACCAGCGAGCAGGCGGTGAAGGAGCTGCGAGGTGCGAAGGGCACCTCGGTGGATATTTCCATCCGCCGCCTCGATCAATTGATTCCCCTGACCGTCGACCGCGACGAGATCAACATCACCACGGTGCGCACGGCGTTCATGATTGCGCCGGGCACGGGGTACATCCGCCTGCAGGATTTTTCGGAGACCACCGATCGCGAGCTGGGCGCTGCGCTGACCAAGCTGCGTGGAGAAGGGCTGCAGCGACTGGTGCTGGACCTGCGCGACAATCCCGGCGGACCGCTCGACCAGGCGATCGCCGTGTCCAACCGGTTCCTGAAGCGCGGGCAGATGATCGTGTATACCCGGGGCCGCGTGCAGAATTCGGATGAGGACTATCTGGCGCTCGAGCAGGGCGACACGACCACGCCGCTGGTGGTGCTCGTCAATCGCAGCAGCGCCAGTGCCTCGGAGATTGTGGCGGGCGCGATGCAGGATCACGACCGCGCGCTTGTGGTGGGTGAGGCCACGTTTGGCAAGGCGTTGGTGCAGTCGGTGTTCCGGATCAGCAACGGCGCCGGGCTCGCGCTCACCACCGGCCGGTACTACACGCCGAGCGGCCGCATGATTCAGCGCCCCTGGGATGGCACGTTCGACGAGTACTTGAACTACTCGCAGCGCGATCAGGCTGGGACACGCGAACACGCCGCAGGGGAACTGAAGTACACGGACGCAGGCCGCAAGGTGTACGGCGGCGGCGGTATCGAGCCGGACCACTTCAAGCCGGGACCGGTCGAGGGTTTCAACCCCACGCGGTTCTCGCGCATGTTGCTGGCGCGCGGGTTCTTCGTCGGGTTTGCCGAGTCGTTCACCGGCGAAGGCGATACGCGCCCGGCGGCGGCGCCCGCGGCCAAACACAAGGTGGCGCGCGGATTCGAAGTGACGCCCGCCATCCTGGCGGAGTTCGCCGAGTACCTTGCCGCCCAACGCGTGAAGGTGGACGCCGCCGCGCTCGAGGCCGATGCCGCGTTCATCAGCGCGATGATTCACTACGACGTGGATCTGGATCTCTTCGGCGTCGAGGAAGCGCGCCGCAATCTCTCCAAAGTCGATCCCCAGGCGCAGTTCGCGCTGACGTTCTTCGACGAAGCACACCGCCTGATCGCTTCAGGCGCCAGGACTGCAAAGGCCGGGAAGACCCCCTAACACATGCGTTTGTCGCGACTGCACATTAACGGATTCAAGAGTTTTGCCGATCGTGCCGAGTTGTCATTTGATGATGGCGTCACCGCCATCGTCGGCCCGAACGGTTGTGGGAAGAGCAATGTCGTAGACGCCATCACGTGGGTCCTTGGCGAACAAAGCGCCAAGAGCCTGCGCGGTGAACGCATGGAAGACATCATGTTCAGCGGCAGCGATGGGCGAAAGCCGACCGCGTCCGCCGAAGTGCGCCTGCGCCTGGCCAATGTGGCGCAGGCGGCGATGCTCACGTCCACAGAAGTCGGTGGCGACGGCGTGGTTGATCCGGCGGTTGGCGAAAACGGCCAACTGCCGCTCGTGACACGCGACGTCGAAATCGGCCGCCGGTTGTACCGCTCAGGCGAAAGCGAATACCTCATTGATGGCGAGGTGTGCCGTTTGCGTGACGTCCACGACCTGCTCATGGACTCGGGCCTTGGCATCAAGGCGTATGCCGTGATCGAGCAGGGCAAGATTGGTCAGATTCTGTCCGCACGTCCGGCTGAACGCCGGGCCCTGATTGAAGAGGCGGCGGGCGTCACGAAGTACAAGTCGCGTCGGCGTTCTGCCGAACTCAAACTCGACGCCGCCCGCCAGAATCTGATGCGGGTGGACGACATCATCTTCGAAGTCGAGAAACAGCGCGGTGCGCTGAAGCGGCAGGCGGCCCGTGCCCGCCGATACAAGCGCCTGCGCGAAGAACTGCGACGCTGGGAACAGGTGCAGTTCGCGCACCGGCAGGCCACGCTCGCGCGCGAAATCGACGCCGCCGAAACGCGCCTCTCAGATGCGCGGACGCGAGAGACCTCGGCGGCCGCACGCGTGGCCGAACTCGAATCCGGGCTCGAAGCCCTGAGGCTCGAACTCACGGCCGCCGAGCAGCGCGCCACTGAAACACGCGAGCAGGCACATCAGCGCGAACTTGAGATCGGCCGGCGCCAGCAGCAGGTCACGTTTGAGAAGCAGCAGGTGGAAGACCTGGGGCATCGCCTGACGCAGTTCGAGGCGGAAGTGCACGACCTTGATGCGCGCCGCGGCCCGGCGCACGCGGCCTTTGAGGCGCAAAAAACCGTCATCGACCGCGCGCGGCTGTCGTTGCAGGAAGCGCAGGGCACCGTGTCGGCCTGCGAGCAGGAATACCAGCGCGCGCTCACCACCGTGCAGGGTGTGGAACACGATGCGGACCAGACACGCGCGGCCGTCATGGCCGCCGCGACCACGCTCACCGCATTGCGGCAGGCGCGTGACAATGCGACGGCCGCCCGCGACCGCATCGCGCAGGATCGCAGCCGTTTCGAAGTGGAGCTGCGCGACCTGCAGCAGGAGCTCGACCGCGCCACTCGTGATCGGTCCGACGGCGAAGCGTCTCTGGCGGAAGCGCGCAGCGCGTCCGAGCGCGCTCTCCAGGCACGCACCGCGGCCGAAGTCGCGCTCGCCGACGCCCGTGGCGAACGCGATCGCCTTTCGCAGCTCCTGAGCTCCGCGCATCGCGAACTGGCCGGACTCGAAGCCCGCCTGCGTTCGATCAGCGAGGTGGACCGCCAGCGCACGACGTTTGGTGACGCGGCCCGCTTCCTCCTCGCCGAAGCGCCAGAGACCGTGGGACAACACGGCGCGTTTGCCGATCACCTGCGCGTCGAACCGTCGTTTGAGCGCGCCGTTGACGCGCTGCTCGGCGATCTCCTTCAGCACGTAGTGGTGGATCGATCCGACCAGGTCAACCAGGCGCTGGCTCACCTCGAAGAGCGGCGAGCCGGTCGTTGCGGTTTCCTCGTCCTTGACGACGCGAGAGCCGCCGCGCCGAGACTGTCGCCGGCCCTCCCGGCCGGCGCTCGTGCGTTGCGCGACGTGGTGCAGGCCACGGGGCCGTACGCCGGCCTCATTGCGCGAGCTATTCCGGATGCGTTCGTCGTGGAGACGTTTGCCCAGGCCCAGGCACTTGCGCTCGCCACCGACTTGCCGGTCGCAACCATGGGGGGCGATGTCTTTCGCGGGTCCGGCCTCGTCGAAGGCGGCGCCACAGGCGGCGCGTTGGGGATCCTGGAAATCCGCGCCGAGGCGCAGGCGCTGCGCACGCAGGTGTCGGCCGTCGAGGCGATCGCGCACCAGGGCGCCAATGACGTCACGGCGTCTGAACTTGAGATCTACAACGGCGAGGCCGAGGTGGCGTCCACACAGGCGGCACTGCACGATCTGGAAAAGGCCATCGTCTCTCACGAGGGACGGTTGGCGCGCGCCGTTGATGAAGTGACGCGTGTCTCGCGGCGTATTGAACTGGTGACCACCGAGCGGCGCCGCAGTGAAGAAGACGAGCAGGCGGCTGAAAGCCGCCGCGAGGCGTCGGCGCTCGCGATTGTGGCCCACGAGTCCGGCCAGGCGCAGGCCGAGCAGTCCATCGGCTCGGTCATGGCGCGGCTCGAGGCCGCCCGTGCGGACGCCGAGGTGCACATCCGGCGTGTGAGTCAGGCCAGGGCCGAGCAGTCCACCATCACCGAGCGCGTGCAGTCGCTCGAGGCGGAAGGCCGCCGGCTCGAAGAAGCCGCCGCCGAACTCGAAGCGCGCCTCACCACCCGGCGCGATGAACTCGAACGCACGACGGCGCGGCGCGAACAACTGCGCGCGTCCATCATCGACATCGAGCGGTCGCTCGACGAGAACGTGCACGCGCTTGAGACGCTCCGCACCGACATGCGCCGGCTCGACGAGGAGGTCACGGGTTTCCGCGGCCGCTTCGGTGACAAGGAACACGACATTCGCACGGGGCGGCACGCCCTTGAAGCGGTGCGTACGGAGGTCATGCAGTCTGAGGTAGCCCGTGCCACCGCCCACGCCGACCTCACGCACCTGGCGGCGACCTGCCTTGAAGCCGTCAATCTCCCTCTGGCGGACGTGGTGGCCGAGGTCGCGCGCATGGAACGCGATGGAGAACTCGCGGCGCCGGCCAAACGGTTGGCTGCGGCATTTGCGCCCGACGCCGATGAAGAGACACCGGAAGGCGCAGAGACGCCCGTGGGCACAGTCTCCCCCGAGCCCGCTGAGGTCTCAGACACACAGGCCGCCGCACTGCTGCCCGATGACGTCATCGCCGACTTGCGCCAGAAGATCGAGAAGCTCGGGCCGGTCAACATGATGGCCATCGAGCAGTTTGATGAACTCGAGACCCGCCACATCTTCCTGACCACGCAGCGCAAGGACCTGCTGGATTCGATCGCGCAGACCAGCGAGGCGATCAAAAAGATCGATGTGACGACACGGGAACGCTTCCAGGAAGCCTTCACCACGATCAACACCTACTTCGAGGGCACGTTCACCACGCTGTTTGGCGGAGGACGCGCCGGCCTGGTGCTGATCGATCTCGAAAATCAGGTTGAGAGCGGCATCGACATCATCGCGCAGCCCCCGGGCAAGCGCCTGCAGAACGTGCAGCTCCTCTCGGGCGGAGAAAAGGCGATGACGGCGATGGCCCTCATGTTCGCGGTCTTCAAATACCGGCCCAGCCCCTTCTGCCTGCTCGACGAAATCGACGCGCCGCTTGACGACGCCAACATCGGCAGGTTCGTCGAGATGCTGCAGGGCATGCAGGAGCACACGCAGTTCATCCTCATCACCCACAACCGGAAAACGATGGAGATCGCCGACCGCCTCTACGGCGTCACGATGGAAGAGCCGGGCGTGTCCAAGCTGATCTCCGTCCAGTTGAATTGAACGAGTCCAAGGCCACACGGTACCAGCGCTTGCGCCGCCGCGCGCAACTGATCAGCGCGGCCACCGGCGCGGCCCTGCTGCTGCTGGTCGCCCTGACCCCTGGCGCCCAGTGGCTGGCTGGCGTCGCCGCCACCCAGGCGCTGGCCTGGCCGGCACGCCTGCAGCCCGCCATCGCCCTGAGCCTGTTTGTGGGGGCCCTTGTGCTCGCTGCAGAAGCCGTGGCATTCCCCGTCTCTCTCTACGCCGCCACTCGAGGAGGGCGGCGTTCCTCGCAGACGAGAGTGGACGTCCGCGGCGTAATGGCCTCGCAGGCGCGTGACGCCTTGGTGGGCGCGGTGGCCGTTATTGGCGTGGTTGCAGTGCT is a window encoding:
- a CDS encoding S41 family peptidase: MRNSGVPAAAVVVVIAAVAGGLLGSSVGARGAGANADRVTERYRMFSAALAAVERDFVVETASDDLVYGAIDGMLRTLDPHSSFLEPQAYARMRERQEGVYYGLGLSIVVVNDDITVTNLFEGTPAYRAGIRRGDVIAIIKGKSAKGWTSEQAVKELRGAKGTSVDISIRRLDQLIPLTVDRDEINITTVRTAFMIAPGTGYIRLQDFSETTDRELGAALTKLRGEGLQRLVLDLRDNPGGPLDQAIAVSNRFLKRGQMIVYTRGRVQNSDEDYLALEQGDTTTPLVVLVNRSSASASEIVAGAMQDHDRALVVGEATFGKALVQSVFRISNGAGLALTTGRYYTPSGRMIQRPWDGTFDEYLNYSQRDQAGTREHAAGELKYTDAGRKVYGGGGIEPDHFKPGPVEGFNPTRFSRMLLARGFFVGFAESFTGEGDTRPAAAPAAKHKVARGFEVTPAILAEFAEYLAAQRVKVDAAALEADAAFISAMIHYDVDLDLFGVEEARRNLSKVDPQAQFALTFFDEAHRLIASGARTAKAGKTP
- the tatC gene encoding twin-arginine translocase subunit TatC, which codes for MEEDDLSPGAPGRMSFLDHLDELRRRILYAVYSVLAAGIVAFAFIDRILEEVTRPMLAVLPSGTLLGTEALDPIMIYFKAGLLVAVIIASPLILLQVWYFIAPGLYSKEKRMAVPFVFTSTALFLAGAYFGHRIAFRVTWEFLAKFNPEFLNWTPTWTSAFSLYLRMVLGLGLIFQMPVVIFVLARFGIVSAKFLIKNFKYAVLIIFIVAAVASPGQDPASQMLFAAPMLVLYVISIGVAWLFGKKKPAETAEP
- a CDS encoding OmpA family protein; translated protein: MKRLLGVSVMGAMLATAIPASGQTTPPQSQPATQTETRMATVSVSGDTGLWFVPTAQVLPHKKWSVSFYRENADYGQGFTDATKFPASFAVGLGNRAEVFGSYTAITRIDRDTRPIFFVSPAGSPSGAGGGVVNEFPLVRQGWIGNRPGDLRLGAKIAIISQSDSAALGFAVRGTAKLPTGDDELGASSGKADFTIDGILSKQFRVIELSAFGGAIFRGDPAGFDLTNGIRWGLGVGFPANSRLRFTAELTGEKYLDNVVLAPAGFTGVDGSVAPTSTSLATPVFAAVGVTWQASSGFFIGGGLNWSGTTDARSNARCPIASLTCSSFGDNSGDAVGIQFRIGYHPGARDEVAAAAAARAAEDAARRAADEAAAAAAAAAAAAAAKAQPTNRPPTVTAACDPCTVEVGKVSTVTADAQDPDGDALTYRWTTNAGTLSTPTNRQSPWTAPMVVGPVPVTITVTDSRGATASASVTIQVVQPAAKDFVFEDVHFEFDQFSLRADALKILDDAITAMQANPNLRLEIEGHTCNVGTSEYNLALGERRATAVRSYLNSRGVSPDRLRIVSYGEERPKYDNAREETRRLNRRAALVVRLQ
- a CDS encoding TatA/E family twin arginine-targeting protein translocase, giving the protein MFGSIGMPELIIIFTVALIVFGPRKLPELGRSLGKSLQEFKRASNELKHTLDEEISLEDRQRSAQKPATVAVLEAPSATDPAAIGTPTDPETIARGQQHS
- the smc gene encoding chromosome segregation protein SMC — encoded protein: MRLSRLHINGFKSFADRAELSFDDGVTAIVGPNGCGKSNVVDAITWVLGEQSAKSLRGERMEDIMFSGSDGRKPTASAEVRLRLANVAQAAMLTSTEVGGDGVVDPAVGENGQLPLVTRDVEIGRRLYRSGESEYLIDGEVCRLRDVHDLLMDSGLGIKAYAVIEQGKIGQILSARPAERRALIEEAAGVTKYKSRRRSAELKLDAARQNLMRVDDIIFEVEKQRGALKRQAARARRYKRLREELRRWEQVQFAHRQATLAREIDAAETRLSDARTRETSAAARVAELESGLEALRLELTAAEQRATETREQAHQRELEIGRRQQQVTFEKQQVEDLGHRLTQFEAEVHDLDARRGPAHAAFEAQKTVIDRARLSLQEAQGTVSACEQEYQRALTTVQGVEHDADQTRAAVMAAATTLTALRQARDNATAARDRIAQDRSRFEVELRDLQQELDRATRDRSDGEASLAEARSASERALQARTAAEVALADARGERDRLSQLLSSAHRELAGLEARLRSISEVDRQRTTFGDAARFLLAEAPETVGQHGAFADHLRVEPSFERAVDALLGDLLQHVVVDRSDQVNQALAHLEERRAGRCGFLVLDDARAAAPRLSPALPAGARALRDVVQATGPYAGLIARAIPDAFVVETFAQAQALALATDLPVATMGGDVFRGSGLVEGGATGGALGILEIRAEAQALRTQVSAVEAIAHQGANDVTASELEIYNGEAEVASTQAALHDLEKAIVSHEGRLARAVDEVTRVSRRIELVTTERRRSEEDEQAAESRREASALAIVAHESGQAQAEQSIGSVMARLEAARADAEVHIRRVSQARAEQSTITERVQSLEAEGRRLEEAAAELEARLTTRRDELERTTARREQLRASIIDIERSLDENVHALETLRTDMRRLDEEVTGFRGRFGDKEHDIRTGRHALEAVRTEVMQSEVARATAHADLTHLAATCLEAVNLPLADVVAEVARMERDGELAAPAKRLAAAFAPDADEETPEGAETPVGTVSPEPAEVSDTQAAALLPDDVIADLRQKIEKLGPVNMMAIEQFDELETRHIFLTTQRKDLLDSIAQTSEAIKKIDVTTRERFQEAFTTINTYFEGTFTTLFGGGRAGLVLIDLENQVESGIDIIAQPPGKRLQNVQLLSGGEKAMTAMALMFAVFKYRPSPFCLLDEIDAPLDDANIGRFVEMLQGMQEHTQFILITHNRKTMEIADRLYGVTMEEPGVSKLISVQLN